The DNA window TATCATTTGGCATAATAATGGAGTATACCTATAAAAACTGGGTCATCCAGGCTAAAGAATATACTCCTGGCGCCACAATTGACGGCATTGATTTTAAAATAGAGTTGCCGTCAGTTATTGTGGCTTACAAGTTTGATTTATAAAGATAGCGCAGAGTGTAGAAAGTCATGAGAAGTTATCACCTCACAATGCACTTAAGCTCCCCCTTCTTCCTTCTTCGGGTCGGACCAAGTCAAGGGGCTCATATTAAAGGGAAATGCTTTGAAAAAGCCCCTCTTTTAGTTCTTAAAGGACTCTTTTTAGTACTGAAAGATTGTTCCAGGTTTTTTTCCTCTTTATTCTTTCCAAAGAGCTTGCAATAATAACCGTCAATGATAGGCGTATCTACAGGTGATGGTATTATCCAACTTATTGACTTTCTTTTTGAGTTACTGTTTCAAATTTCTGTGCGCATAATTCTGGAAGAGCCCGACTCTCAATGGGGGTGGTCAAGCTGGTTATGGCTTTTACCTTTCTTAATAATAATCGTTCTGGCAATCTGGCTCATTATACGTTGGGTGATAAAAAAGGAATCTCAGAGAGGTTAAAATTAAGGAGAAATGGGAGTCGCCGATTTCGCATTGCTTCATCCAGGCTACAGGATTGTAATTCAAGCTTTTAATCACATACAGAAAAAAATCGTAATATTTAACCCAAAGTTAATGGTCTCCTTTTCTCCTAAACGCCGGATTCCAACCTCACATTAACTTAAATTTGACAAAGAGGCATGTTAAACCTTAAATTAGCTGAACTGCATTCAGGGACCTTACGCCCCTCTTTTATTGTCAGCCAAATATAATCAGGAGATAAATAAACATGAGTGATTCACCCAACTGCCCGGAATGTGGTTCGGAATATACCTACCAAGACGGCGCTATGTATGTTTGTCCCGAATGTGCCCACGAGTGGGCAAAAGATGACGCTCCGGAAAATACCGATAAAGACCGTGTCATTAAAGACGCCAACGGAAATGTGCTTAATGACGGTGATACGATTACTGTCATTAAAGACCTCAAAATCAAAGGTTCATCATCAGTAGTCAAGGTGGGTACCAAGGTCAGGAATATCCGCCTTGTTGATGGTGATCATGATATTGATTGCAAGATTGACGGCATGGGCGCTATGAAGTTGAAATCAGAGTTTGTGAAGAAGATCGGCTAGTATTTATAAAAATCCCCCTTTTCAAAGAGAGACTTCACTTTCCGGTAAAAAAATATTAATATAAGTAGCCTTGATGGGTTCTCATCGGGGATTTCATTTTTTAAAGGAGATAAACATGAAAGGAATTAAACTTTTTATTATTACCCTCGTATTCGCCTTTTCTTTTTCAACTGCAATTCAGGCAGAGAGCGCGCAATATATTACGGGCTATACGACAGGTAAGGTATTGGCCTATGAAGGGGGGAAAAAGCTGGAAGTGCTCCACCATGAAGGAACGAAGAAAATCTATTTTATCCCTGAAACGGCGGAAATACCGAAAGACCTGAAGGTGGGGGATAAGGTAGAGGTGAAGGAGGTTGGAAAGGCTGCTGTGGGGGTGGAGATTCTTTCCAGAGGGAAGAAGTAGCTCTGTTTCGGTGATGGTTGTGCCCAAACCTTAAATGAGAGAGGTCCTCCGGCAGGCTCGGAGTGACCGGCTTTTTTCTATCAGAGATACAACAATCCTGTCGTGCTGAGCCTGTCGAAGCGTTTATACGTTTTGGGTAGCAGCCTCTGAAATATCAACCCTCCAACCCTCCCTTGACAAGGAAGCTTATCTTCTTTTCCAGAATATCTGTGTTAATCATAAAAAAGCTGTGGTAATCTTTTAGAGTGAACTTTCACTCAAGGAATTAAATGGGACTTCTCATCCGTATATCATGGCGCAACCTCTGGCGAAATCCGAGGCGTTCTTCCATTCTTATTTCGGCTATTGTCGTCTGTATCTTTGCGCTACTCATCACCCTTTCCTATATTAACGGCATATTACGGCAGATGGTGAGGAATTCCGTCGATTTTCATATGGGGGAGATGGAGATCTACAAAAAAGGATTTTATGATGATAAAGACCCTAAAAAGAATATTCCCCATTTTGAGGAGATTCTGACCTTTCTCGGTAAGTCGGAGAAGGTGAGGAATTATGCGCCGAGAATTGAGGGGAGGGGGCTCATATCGAGCGGTTACTCATCGTCGGGCGTAAGAATTATTGGTATCGATGCCGGCCGGGAGGGTAATATTACCCTGGTAAAGCGGTCCCTTATTTCAGGACGCTATCTCCAAACTGCCGGTGAGCATGAAATTCTCATTGGCCAAAAAATGGCTCATAAGCTCAAGGTTGACCTTGGGAGCAAGGTCGTGCTTACGGTGCAGACTGTTAATAATGAACTTGCTTCCGATGCCTACAGGGTTGTGGGCATTTATAAAACCATTTCATCGGATTTTGACAAATATATGGTCTACCTCCCCATCGGCAAGGCGAGAAAACTGCTGGAAATGGAACGGGGGATTACCGGCATTGCTGTGAGAACCGATATCGGCGAAGGAATGATAACGCTGGAAAAGGAAATTGAAGAGACCTTTCCTCAACACCGGATAGATGCCCTTACCTGGGCTGAACTGGAACCGCTCATTGCGGAAATGGTGCGTATCAGCAAACGATGGAACATGATCTTTTTTGCGGCCATTTTTATTATCCTTTCCATTGGCATTATCAATACGCAAAATATTGCTGTTTATGAGAGGATGCATGAACTGGGTATTGTCAAAGCCATGGGGACAAGGCCTTTTTTCATCTTTTCCATGATAATGATGGAGACCTTTTTCCTCGGGCTGGTCGGTCTTGCGGCGGGGTTTTTAGTCTCCTGTCCCTTTATATTCTATTTTTCCGTGAAAGGCCTCAGTCTTACCATGTTTTCTGAAGGGCTGGAAATGTTCGGTATCGGCGCTACCATCTATTTTGACATTGCGTTTATCGATATTTTATATTCAGCGCTGTCCATTATGATTACCTCATTTTTCGGGGCCTTTATTCCGGCAGTGAGGGCGAGCAGGCTTGAACCGGTGACGGCGATCAGGTATGTTTAATCATTTGGCCACAGAAAGTGATGCTATTATGCAACTGGTTAGAACAGAAAAGTTAAGTAAAATTTACCTGAGCGGCATGGTGGAAACGGTGGCGCTTAAGGATGTCTCCATTTCAGTTAAAGAGGGAGAGTTTACCTCGCTTGTGGGCCCTTCCGGTTCGGGGAAGACGACACTGCTCAATCTTATTGGAGGTCTTGACAGCCCAAGTTCCGGTGATGCTTTTATTGGCGATATGAAAATTACGGGTATGAAAAAGGGGGAACTTTCCGACCTTAGGTTAAGGCATATCGGTTTTATCTTCCAGGAATTTAACCTCATCCCCGTTCTGTCGGCGCTTGAAAATGTGGAATATGTCATGCTTTTGCAAGGTATTTCTAAAAAAGAACGAAGAGAGCGGAGTCTGGAGGTGTTAAGAGAAGTGGGGCTTGAGGGAAAAGAAAATAACAGGCCCGGTGAACTCTCAGGTGGCCAGCAGCAGCGCGTTGCCGTTGCGCGGGCCGTCGTGTCCAGGCCCGATATCATCCTTGCCGATGAACCGACGGCAAACCTCGACTCGGAA is part of the Deltaproteobacteria bacterium genome and encodes:
- a CDS encoding zinc ribbon domain-containing protein YjdM is translated as MSDSPNCPECGSEYTYQDGAMYVCPECAHEWAKDDAPENTDKDRVIKDANGNVLNDGDTITVIKDLKIKGSSSVVKVGTKVRNIRLVDGDHDIDCKIDGMGAMKLKSEFVKKIG
- a CDS encoding ABC transporter permease, which encodes MGLLIRISWRNLWRNPRRSSILISAIVVCIFALLITLSYINGILRQMVRNSVDFHMGEMEIYKKGFYDDKDPKKNIPHFEEILTFLGKSEKVRNYAPRIEGRGLISSGYSSSGVRIIGIDAGREGNITLVKRSLISGRYLQTAGEHEILIGQKMAHKLKVDLGSKVVLTVQTVNNELASDAYRVVGIYKTISSDFDKYMVYLPIGKARKLLEMERGITGIAVRTDIGEGMITLEKEIEETFPQHRIDALTWAELEPLIAEMVRISKRWNMIFFAAIFIILSIGIINTQNIAVYERMHELGIVKAMGTRPFFIFSMIMMETFFLGLVGLAAGFLVSCPFIFYFSVKGLSLTMFSEGLEMFGIGATIYFDIAFIDILYSALSIMITSFFGAFIPAVRASRLEPVTAIRYV
- a CDS encoding ABC transporter ATP-binding protein, translated to MFNHLATESDAIMQLVRTEKLSKIYLSGMVETVALKDVSISVKEGEFTSLVGPSGSGKTTLLNLIGGLDSPSSGDAFIGDMKITGMKKGELSDLRLRHIGFIFQEFNLIPVLSALENVEYVMLLQGISKKERRERSLEVLREVGLEGKENNRPGELSGGQQQRVAVARAVVSRPDIILADEPTANLDSETGEALMEMMLGLNEEHGITFLLSTHEKMVMDKSRRVIKLQDGKVVDDGR